AACATCTATTACCACATGCTGACCGACGAGGAGAACGACCTGATGGGTTACGCCAAGAGCAAGAACGTGCTTGTGACCTCGCCGCACGGATTCTTCAACTTCCTGCGGGTCGTACTGACCGGGCTCGAACGGAGCAAGCTGCAGGAGCAGGCTCAGAAGATCTGGGACGTGCTAAAGGGGGTCCAAGTCGAAGCGGTCAAGTTCGAAGAGACGTTGGGTGTGCTTTCGGGCCACATCACGCGAACCAAGGGCGCCATGGACGCGGCTCAGTCCGGTTACGCCAAGCTGACCAGCCGGATCGACCAGGTGAAGCTGATTGAGTAGGGGACTGGCGGCGGGCCTCCGTATATTCAATCACGGCTAACGGCAGGAATAAGTATTGACGCCACGGGAGAAATGACGTAATCTGCGACTATTCCGTGAATAATCATCGTAAATAAGCTATGCCGATCAAGAAAGCCGCCGAGAAGGCTCTGCGCCAGACCAAAAAACGGACCGCGCGCAACCTGAAGATCAAGGAGACCATTGCGTTCCTGCGCCGGTCGATCCGTAAGGCCACCGAGACCAAGGACGTGAAAAAGGCTGAGCAGCTGGTGAAGTCGCTCATCCAAGTCCTCGACAAGGCCGTCCAGAACCGGGTCATCAAGCTGAACACCGGCAGCCGGACCAAGTCGCGCTTGGTGAAGGGGCTGAACAAGCTGAAGAAGCAGTAAATTTCCGACCGAAGAACGGGGCCGCCAAGGCCCCGTTTTTGTTTCCACACTTTATCCCCAAAAGGTGTCAGGTACTTTTGGGGTGCTAAAGGTGTCAGGTACCTTCTGGGGAATAAAGGAATAAATGATACTTACCCAATAAAAAGACCCGTCGCAGAGGACGGGTCTAGAGGAGCGAAAAGAACTATTGGCCGATAACCTTGCCGGCGAGCAGCCGCAGAATATCGGCGCGGAAGCAGAGATAGATCAGGCCGAGGAACAGCGGCAGCGTCAACCAGGTGTACGCGGCGACAAGCTGCTTGCCGTAACGTCCGCCGATCTTCTCCAGGATCAGGGCCAGGATGTGGCCGCCGTCCAGGATCGAGAGCGGCAACAGGTTACAACCAGCGAGTGCCGTATTGATGGCGTAGAAGAAGACGACATAACTCAGCGCCATTTCACCGAACGTCGGGGTCGTAACCGCCACGGATGCGCCGTACTGGATGATACCAATCGGTCCGGCAACGCCAGCGGCAAAATTGCTGAAGCCGTCGACTAGCGTCTGAACGATCACGTAAGGCGTGGTCAACCAAACCTTGAATGGTCCGATGATACCGACAGCCACCAGCGCCAGCCAGTCCGGCAAGAACCCGGATAACGCCTGCGCTAGCGGATGCAGATCAGCCGGCATCTTGCCGCCAGTGGCAAAAATAAGACCGATCAGGGTGACGCAGGCCGCGAGCGTGTTGAAGAACATGCCGGCCAGATACACCTTGATCTTGGACCAATGGCTGGCTTCGGCCAGCGAGCCTGGTCCTTCCGCCACAGGCCGAGTGTAGCCGCCGAACAAGATTGGCTTGATCTTGAACTCCGTACCGCTCTTGAGCCGCCAGCTCCAGATCGTCGGCCCGAACCCGATGGTGAATTCCGGAACTACAATGCCGTTGCGTTTCATGGCAACGTAGTGGCCGTACTCATGCACCAGGATGATCAGACTCAGGATCAGGATGGAAATGGCCGCGCCGGGGCTGTAGCAGGCGCAGAAAACGTAAGCAGGCAGGGTAATGGTCCGCCAAATGCCGACAGCATGCGCTTTATACCACTCAGACAAGGCTTTGAAATCCATGGCTACCTCCCTCGGATTCCTAAAATTGTCAGGGAACTGGAATGACCTTAACCCGCGCGACCGGGCGCGTCAAATCAAAAAGACCGGGGTCGGCCCCGGTCCGCCTGATGATCCAGCGGTTCCTATTACTAGCCAGCGGCGCAGGTTGAACTGAGCCGGACGGCGAAAATATCGAGCAGGGCGCGAGCTTTGCCGCCGCCGGTCTTGAGCGAGCGTTCGATCTCGACGAGATCGGCGTGGCGGTCGGCAAGCGTGCGCAGATCAAAACGACGCGCCGCGACCAGGGCCTTGCCGGCGACGAAAGGATGCGCGCCGCAAGCGGAAGCCAAAGCGCCGCTGTCATTCAGCCCGCGATCGAGTTGGTCGCGCGCGGCGATGAGCAGACGGAAATGTTTCTCGAGCAGCGTCACGATCTGCATCTCGGCCATGCCTGACAAGAACAGTTTCTCCAACGCGGCCAGCGCCAGGCGATCGCGGCCGGACACGCAAGCATCCAAAAAAACGAAGAACGCGTCCGCTTGCGCTTCGCTCACGAGTTCATGAACATCGGCCGGCGCGATCGAGGCCGCGCCGCGCGCCTGGACGTAAGCGGCCAGTTTGGCGATCTCCTGGCACAGGCTCCAGGAATCCACGCCGACGAGCGCGATCAGATCCTGCGCCGCGCGCGGCTCGATGCCGACGCCGGCGGCCTGACACTCCTCGCGGATCAGCTGGCCGGCCG
This Patescibacteria group bacterium DNA region includes the following protein-coding sequences:
- the rpsT gene encoding 30S ribosomal protein S20, with product MPIKKAAEKALRQTKKRTARNLKIKETIAFLRRSIRKATETKDVKKAEQLVKSLIQVLDKAVQNRVIKLNTGSRTKSRLVKGLNKLKKQ
- the holA gene encoding DNA polymerase III subunit delta, which gives rise to MRFLIYGEDNFRSRRRLASVRSQFAAQRDPSGLNSVVLRAADAAWPRVSEALFASPFLAEKKLVILEHFLSAAKAELQTNLVEALTRLPETTNAVFFEEAGAAKLRRSPLFADLAKEKFSLEFPALDVGAAGQLIREECQAAGVGIEPRAAQDLIALVGVDSWSLCQEIAKLAAYVQARGAASIAPADVHELVSEAQADAFFVFLDACVSGRDRLALAALEKLFLSGMAEMQIVTLLEKHFRLLIAARDQLDRGLNDSGALASACGAHPFVAGKALVAARRFDLRTLADRHADLVEIERSLKTGGGKARALLDIFAVRLSSTCAAG
- a CDS encoding site-2 protease family protein: MDFKALSEWYKAHAVGIWRTITLPAYVFCACYSPGAAISILILSLIILVHEYGHYVAMKRNGIVVPEFTIGFGPTIWSWRLKSGTEFKIKPILFGGYTRPVAEGPGSLAEASHWSKIKVYLAGMFFNTLAACVTLIGLIFATGGKMPADLHPLAQALSGFLPDWLALVAVGIIGPFKVWLTTPYVIVQTLVDGFSNFAAGVAGPIGIIQYGASVAVTTPTFGEMALSYVVFFYAINTALAGCNLLPLSILDGGHILALILEKIGGRYGKQLVAAYTWLTLPLFLGLIYLCFRADILRLLAGKVIGQ